One window of Quercus robur chromosome 5, dhQueRobu3.1, whole genome shotgun sequence genomic DNA carries:
- the LOC126726729 gene encoding uncharacterized protein LOC126726729, whose product MPPKKKRVANSNSEEPIVNLRRPTKARVDTEAEVTQDMRNNERPRVTRTDPLDEAAARLLDRLAHVASRGVGRVEARAGCSFETFMKQNPPSFDGKPDPTEAENWFLQMEKLLEALDCTDSQKVRFATFKLIGEAERWWRSTKAILEGMDTERNPITWEKFKGVFYDNYFPEVVRERKEREFADLVQGTMTIEQYAAKFIELSRFGPHLILTEAKKASRFQKGLNERLRHHLIAAGVDNYAESVKRAMRLEEDFKNNVRKENPPRNTGQTGFCQGNAQGHWNKKGSFGRSGSNSSSNKPENKNPPQNTQGRSLNACPTCGRFHGDKPCFFEGKACYNCGKIGHLARSCTSPQQNSMAQPGKNDQRRKAQGRVFALTPQDVQASDTVVTDTLGGLLE is encoded by the exons ATgccacccaaaaagaaaagagtagcTAATTCCAATAGCGAGGAACCTATTGTTAATTTGCGAAGGCCAACCAAAGCAAGGGTTGATACTGAGGCTGAAGTCACTCAAGACATGAGAAATAATGAACGTCCTAGGGTGACACGCACTGATCCTTTGGATGAAGCTGCTGCCCGACTGTTGGACAGGTTGGCCCATGTTGCTAGTAGAGGCGTAGGTAGAGTAGAGGCAAGGGCTGGTTGCTCTTTTGAGACTTTTATGAAGCAGAATCCCCCTTCCTTTGATGGGAAGCCAGATCCTACAGAAGCTGAGAACTGGTTCTTGCAAATGGAGAAATTGTTAGAAGCTTTAGATTGCACTGACTCTCAGAAGGTGCGGTTTGCAACTTTCAAGTTGATTGGAGAAGCTGAGCGTTGGTGGAGATCTACTAAAGCCATTTTGGAGGGAATGGACACTGAGAGAAATCCCATCACTTGGGAGAAATTTAAAGGGGTTTTCTATGATAACTACTTCCCTGAGGTGGTTCGAGAACGAAAAGAAAGGGAATTTGCTGATTTGGTGCAAGGAACTATGACTATTGAGCAGTATGCTGCTAAATTCATCGAGTTATCTCGCTTTGGACCCCACTTAATCCTTACTGAGGCGAAGAAAGCAAGTAGATTTCAAAAGGGGTTGAATGAGAGACTTCGACACCATTTGATTGCAGCAGGGGTTGATAACTATGCAGAGTCAGTTAAGAGAGCTATGAGACTGGAGGAAGATTTCAAGAACAATGTTAGGAAGGAGAACCCACCTAGAAACACTGGACAGACAGGCTTTTGTCAAGGCAATGCTCAAGGTCATTGGAACAAGAAAGGATCTTTTGGGAGGTCTGGGAGTAATTCATCATCAAATAAGCCAGAAAATAAGAATCCACCCCAGAATACTCAAGGTAGAAGTTTGAATGCTTGCCCTACATGTGGAAGGTTTCATGGAGATAAGCCGTGTTTCTTTGAAGGAAAGGCTTGTTATAACTGTGGGAAGATAGGACACTTAGCTAGAAGCTGTACTTCTCCTCAACAAAACTCAATGGCACAACCTGGGAAGAATGATCAGAGGAGGAAAGCACAAGGGAGAGTGTTTGCACTCACACCACAAGACGTTCAAGCTTCGGATACTGTGGTTACAG ATACATTAGGTGGATTACTGGAATAG